Proteins from a genomic interval of Marinifilum sp. JC120:
- a CDS encoding C_GCAxxG_C_C family protein: MNQNLALKNLNKGMSCSEAVLASFNSQLNISEEDCIRLSSGLAGGIGFSGQTCGVVVAGIIVLGLVLGPASPEETKARIRVLAASDEFINWFADSHGSLDCKLLCEGADLPPHERAYLLREKRTPENYVLSTVSKIQKMINES, from the coding sequence ATGAATCAAAACCTCGCCCTCAAAAATCTCAACAAAGGTATGTCCTGCTCAGAAGCCGTATTAGCAAGTTTCAACTCGCAATTAAACATATCGGAAGAAGATTGTATCCGCTTGTCTAGCGGTCTGGCAGGAGGAATCGGTTTCTCGGGACAAACCTGCGGCGTGGTAGTCGCAGGGATTATCGTATTAGGGTTGGTCTTGGGCCCAGCATCACCTGAAGAAACAAAAGCTAGGATCAGAGTACTTGCTGCCTCAGATGAATTTATAAACTGGTTTGCTGACAGCCACGGCTCACTCGACTGCAAGCTACTATGTGAGGGAGCGGACTTGCCCCCTCATGAACGGGCTTACTTACTACGTGAAAAACGAACACCGGAAAATTATGTGCTAAGCACAGTGTCCAAGATTCAAAAAATGATAAATGAATCATAA
- a CDS encoding amino acid transporter: MSSIIPYMQGFGTGAGLIIAIGAQNAFVLTQSIRKNHHMTICLVCAICDALLICLGVLGTGELIASNPMLLKPAAWGGAAFLTWYGFGSFRSALKGGQLEAEETATTGLKSVILLTLTITLLNPHVYLDTVVMLGSISGQYDGMERYLFGFGAVSASFVWFYTLGFGGRALAPLFKKPVTWRVLDSAVCLTMWVIAYNLAQKAMSV; encoded by the coding sequence ATGTCATCAATCATTCCATATATGCAGGGATTCGGAACCGGGGCCGGGCTGATCATCGCCATCGGAGCGCAAAATGCTTTTGTACTCACCCAGAGTATCAGGAAAAATCATCATATGACTATTTGTCTGGTCTGCGCCATCTGCGATGCGTTGCTGATCTGCTTGGGAGTACTGGGAACAGGCGAACTTATCGCCTCCAACCCCATGCTACTCAAACCTGCGGCATGGGGCGGCGCAGCTTTTCTAACATGGTACGGATTCGGTTCTTTTCGCTCGGCCCTTAAAGGAGGTCAGCTTGAAGCAGAGGAAACCGCGACAACGGGCCTAAAGTCCGTAATCCTGCTAACCCTGACCATCACCCTACTCAACCCGCACGTCTATCTTGATACGGTAGTCATGCTCGGATCAATCAGCGGACAGTATGACGGCATGGAACGGTATCTTTTTGGATTCGGGGCAGTTTCAGCATCATTTGTCTGGTTCTACACCCTAGGATTCGGCGGGAGGGCCTTGGCACCACTCTTTAAGAAACCCGTAACATGGCGAGTACTCGACAGCGCGGTATGCCTGACTATGTGGGTTATTGCGTATAATCTGGCCCAGAAAGCCATGAGTGTTTGA
- a CDS encoding PAS domain S-box protein, which translates to MKRRSKSKPNENVRNKLIGLGENSMRKSYYPELRERINELERFRALVENANDALFVLDAFSWSFADVNKTALNKTNYSRNELLDSPPELVFPEETCFQLHEALIDDDVYSSWEKEDVSMTDLLGKCGSSIPVEMTLRVHFVGGRLYIVMVARDVRRRLADQRALQRTRNYLGNVIDSMHSVLVGVDEGSNVVLWNDYAHKETGRAAEDAEGNFVYEMMPELRRFEHLISATIRGEIKGGTEIFYMDRDGYNVFYEVVVFPFKGDESGAVIRVDDITARTRMEEVMVQTEKMMTVGGLAAGMAHEINNPLGGILQGIQNIQRRISRHLPKNRAVAEEIGIPFEAIHEYCEKRGILPKLESVKEMGERSARIVSNMLQFSRQSGGERVCSDIKQIVETAIELSFSGYDFYSKSGGGGLEIVRELDDSISCLQCSPSEIEQVLINLLKNSVQAILSDPERKEDSVARITVRLKPDGDFVRIEIEDNGPGMDAETRKKALEPFFTTKAAGEGTGLGLFVSYFIITQKHGGTFDIDTSPGEGMKVIIKIPVKC; encoded by the coding sequence ATGAAGCGGCGCTCTAAGTCAAAGCCCAATGAAAATGTCCGCAATAAGCTTATTGGTCTGGGTGAAAATTCCATGCGCAAAAGCTATTATCCTGAATTGCGCGAAAGGATTAATGAACTGGAGCGTTTTCGGGCGTTGGTGGAAAATGCTAATGATGCCTTGTTTGTGCTCGATGCATTTTCTTGGAGTTTTGCAGATGTTAACAAGACCGCCCTCAATAAGACGAATTATAGTAGGAATGAATTATTAGACAGTCCTCCGGAACTTGTTTTCCCTGAAGAAACTTGTTTCCAGTTGCATGAAGCCCTGATTGATGATGACGTTTATTCTTCTTGGGAGAAAGAAGATGTTTCCATGACCGACCTGCTTGGCAAGTGCGGTTCTAGTATTCCCGTGGAGATGACCCTTAGGGTGCATTTCGTTGGGGGCAGGCTTTATATTGTTATGGTTGCCCGTGATGTAAGGCGTAGGCTGGCTGATCAGAGAGCGTTGCAGCGTACACGAAATTATCTTGGTAACGTTATTGATTCCATGCATTCCGTGCTTGTGGGAGTCGATGAAGGCTCAAATGTAGTGCTATGGAATGACTATGCCCACAAGGAGACCGGACGGGCTGCCGAGGATGCGGAAGGTAATTTTGTTTATGAGATGATGCCTGAGCTGCGCCGTTTTGAGCATCTGATTTCAGCGACTATACGTGGTGAGATTAAAGGTGGGACTGAAATTTTTTACATGGACCGGGACGGATATAATGTTTTTTATGAAGTTGTGGTCTTTCCGTTTAAGGGCGACGAATCCGGAGCGGTCATCCGGGTTGATGACATAACCGCTCGAACCCGCATGGAAGAGGTCATGGTTCAGACTGAAAAAATGATGACCGTAGGCGGGCTTGCCGCAGGGATGGCCCATGAAATCAACAATCCATTGGGCGGTATTCTTCAGGGTATCCAGAATATTCAGCGCAGGATTTCAAGACACCTGCCTAAGAATCGGGCAGTGGCCGAAGAGATAGGAATTCCTTTTGAGGCAATTCATGAATATTGCGAGAAAAGAGGTATCTTGCCCAAGCTTGAATCAGTAAAGGAAATGGGCGAAAGATCTGCGCGCATTGTCTCCAATATGCTTCAGTTCAGCCGCCAGTCCGGTGGTGAACGGGTTTGTTCCGACATCAAGCAAATAGTTGAAACCGCCATTGAGTTGTCTTTCAGCGGCTATGATTTTTACAGCAAGTCCGGGGGCGGGGGATTGGAAATTGTACGGGAATTAGATGATTCCATTTCCTGTCTGCAATGTTCTCCGTCAGAAATTGAGCAGGTCCTGATTAATTTGCTCAAGAATTCAGTACAGGCAATCCTTTCTGACCCGGAAAGAAAGGAAGATAGTGTTGCCCGTATTACTGTTCGTTTGAAGCCTGATGGTGATTTTGTCCGTATTGAAATTGAAGATAACGGTCCGGGCATGGATGCTGAAACACGTAAAAAAGCCTTGGAACCTTTCTTTACCACCAAAGCCGCTGGTGAAGGAACAGGGCTCGGATTATTCGTTTCATACTTTATAATTACTCAGAAGCATGGCGGGACTTTCGATATTGATACTAGCCCCGGTGAGGGAATGAAGGTTATTATAAAGATTCCTGTCAAATGCTAG
- a CDS encoding Na/Pi cotransporter family protein: MTLALFGNLFGGLGLFLIGMRLMTTGLKQAAGKSLKKILGEWTKSPGRGLFSGFLITALVQSSSAVTVAVIGFVNAGLITLSQSIGVIYGSNIGTTVTGWIVAAVGFSVNMKAFALPVIALGALLRLSGQNSRRAFFGDAFAGFGLFLMGISTLQMAFKGIESSIDLSSIATMEGLSIPIFIGIGLMLTLLMQSSSAAMALVLTATVSGLMDLNQGAAAVIGTNIGTTSTAALSVIGATINAKKVATGHIIFNIITALAALIMLPVLIKSILFCMDILDLTHEPAVVLALFHTAFNFMGVMLLWPFTSKLVSFIEKRFASVADERGRPKYLDNNVIGTPPLALDALTLEMDRIGHLTRRIVRKGLNSNFSYGALPADKEAQDSLIEAARSFCAKLQSRPLTELQGQQVATALRVLQYFRTAGALCASLEKKDIKPALELLGPDADMVTVFQNSCIGVLNVAENPCSEEFCKIDNMIHDMLSAYHDLKAKLLSAGGTGDIPVPEMVEQLELFSKIRRIARQAAKGAVYLAAIRPESGICCPTNTVKFAWNRHW, encoded by the coding sequence ATGACTTTAGCATTATTTGGAAATCTTTTTGGCGGACTGGGTCTTTTTTTAATCGGAATGCGCTTGATGACCACGGGTCTAAAACAGGCAGCCGGAAAATCACTGAAAAAAATTCTTGGAGAATGGACTAAAAGTCCCGGTCGCGGCCTTTTTTCCGGATTCCTGATTACCGCGCTGGTTCAATCATCAAGCGCAGTTACAGTTGCTGTCATTGGCTTTGTAAATGCCGGACTGATTACCCTTTCCCAATCCATCGGCGTTATTTACGGCAGTAATATCGGAACCACCGTTACCGGCTGGATTGTTGCTGCTGTTGGGTTCAGCGTTAACATGAAAGCGTTTGCCCTGCCGGTCATCGCTCTCGGCGCCCTGCTGCGGCTAAGCGGACAAAATTCCCGACGCGCATTTTTCGGCGATGCTTTTGCTGGATTCGGCCTTTTTCTCATGGGTATCTCCACCTTACAAATGGCTTTCAAAGGCATTGAATCTTCCATTGATCTTTCCTCAATCGCCACCATGGAAGGACTGTCCATTCCCATTTTCATCGGCATCGGTCTGATGCTGACTTTGCTCATGCAAAGCTCCAGCGCAGCAATGGCCCTTGTGCTCACGGCAACGGTCAGTGGGTTGATGGACCTCAATCAGGGCGCAGCGGCAGTTATCGGGACCAATATAGGTACCACTTCCACAGCCGCCCTTTCGGTTATCGGCGCGACCATCAATGCCAAGAAGGTTGCCACCGGACACATCATCTTTAATATCATCACAGCCTTGGCAGCCCTGATAATGCTCCCTGTACTCATTAAATCCATTCTTTTCTGCATGGATATTCTAGACCTGACCCATGAACCGGCCGTAGTTCTGGCTCTGTTCCACACTGCGTTTAATTTTATGGGAGTAATGCTGCTCTGGCCGTTCACCAGCAAGCTTGTTTCTTTTATTGAAAAAAGATTTGCCTCAGTGGCTGACGAGCGGGGACGTCCCAAATATCTGGATAACAATGTCATAGGCACCCCTCCCCTTGCCCTTGACGCCCTGACTTTAGAAATGGATAGAATCGGACATCTTACACGCAGAATCGTGCGCAAAGGGTTGAATTCCAACTTCAGCTACGGGGCACTCCCGGCGGACAAAGAAGCACAGGACAGCCTCATCGAAGCGGCCCGATCTTTCTGCGCCAAACTGCAATCACGCCCCCTGACCGAATTACAAGGACAGCAGGTAGCAACCGCCCTGCGCGTACTGCAATACTTCCGTACAGCCGGGGCTCTTTGCGCATCCCTTGAAAAAAAAGACATCAAACCTGCTCTTGAACTTCTCGGTCCTGACGCGGACATGGTTACCGTCTTTCAGAACTCCTGCATAGGAGTCCTAAATGTTGCAGAAAATCCATGTTCCGAAGAATTTTGTAAAATCGACAACATGATACATGACATGTTATCAGCTTATCACGACCTGAAAGCAAAATTGCTTTCTGCCGGGGGGACAGGAGATATCCCCGTCCCAGAAATGGTCGAACAACTTGAGCTTTTCTCAAAAATCCGGCGCATAGCCCGGCAAGCCGCCAAAGGTGCAGTATACCTTGCAGCCATACGACCGGAATCAGGCATCTGTTGCCCGACCAATACCGTAAAATTCGCATGGAACCGTCACTGGTAA
- the pyk gene encoding pyruvate kinase: MRTKVVATLGPGSSNVDTITKMVQNGVRILRLNFSHSDAESFKPVIAMIRQVEKDLSTPLTIMGDLCGPKIRVGVIEDAPHDIESRAYVYLGLPDAADKAKDLPFIPLDQPELLQGLEDGMEVSLSDGMLQFFVTETIEKDKLYKLQAQNAGLLASKKGITFPGKHIALPAFTEKDKVDLAGCIEIGVDSIAMSFVQTAQDVEDVLAAMNKHGVQLPIIAKIERQNAVENIESILEVASGIMVARGDLGLECKLSTVPVIQKKLIRAARHAQKPVIVATQMMLSMVKNPIPTRAEANDVANAIMDGADCCMLSEETAIGAYPVEAVGYIKEIAEGTEPYYLHRTKGPYKPADEAVPNPVKYLSYSACLLAKNIDSPAIICHSSSGSSARLVCSRRPEQPIYCLTPDKSVPAYLNFFWGITPVVTESKLSNHRDRLVEFLEANDKFSQGEGFVLVSGQPTPGQTMPKTNEVKLYYK, translated from the coding sequence ATGAGAACCAAAGTTGTTGCCACTCTCGGCCCCGGCTCAAGCAATGTGGATACCATTACTAAGATGGTCCAGAACGGCGTCAGAATCCTTCGCCTGAACTTTTCACACTCTGACGCGGAGAGCTTTAAGCCCGTCATTGCTATGATTCGTCAGGTAGAAAAAGACCTTTCCACTCCTCTGACCATCATGGGTGACCTGTGTGGACCGAAGATCAGGGTTGGTGTTATTGAAGATGCTCCCCACGATATCGAGTCCCGTGCTTATGTTTATCTGGGTCTCCCCGATGCAGCAGATAAGGCCAAAGATCTGCCTTTTATTCCTCTTGATCAGCCGGAATTATTGCAGGGTCTTGAAGATGGTATGGAAGTTTCTCTCAGTGACGGAATGCTTCAGTTTTTCGTTACCGAAACTATTGAAAAGGACAAGCTTTACAAGCTTCAGGCTCAGAATGCCGGACTTCTTGCTTCCAAGAAGGGTATCACCTTCCCCGGCAAGCACATCGCACTGCCCGCTTTTACTGAAAAGGATAAAGTTGACCTGGCAGGATGCATTGAAATCGGTGTTGATTCCATTGCCATGTCTTTTGTGCAGACCGCGCAAGACGTTGAAGATGTGCTGGCGGCAATGAATAAGCATGGTGTCCAGCTGCCCATCATCGCTAAAATCGAACGTCAGAATGCTGTTGAGAATATTGAGTCCATTCTGGAAGTTGCCAGCGGTATCATGGTTGCTCGTGGTGACCTTGGTCTTGAGTGTAAACTATCCACTGTTCCTGTAATTCAGAAGAAACTCATCCGCGCAGCCCGTCATGCTCAGAAGCCTGTCATCGTTGCAACTCAGATGATGCTTTCCATGGTCAAAAACCCCATCCCCACCCGTGCGGAAGCGAATGATGTTGCTAACGCAATTATGGACGGTGCGGATTGCTGTATGCTTTCTGAGGAAACCGCCATCGGCGCGTATCCTGTGGAAGCTGTCGGTTATATCAAGGAAATAGCAGAAGGAACTGAACCCTACTACCTTCACCGCACTAAGGGGCCCTACAAGCCTGCGGATGAGGCTGTGCCTAATCCTGTTAAGTATTTGAGTTATTCCGCTTGCTTGCTTGCAAAGAACATCGATAGTCCGGCAATTATCTGCCACTCTTCAAGCGGTTCCTCCGCAAGGCTCGTGTGCAGCCGTAGACCGGAACAGCCTATCTATTGCCTGACTCCTGATAAAAGTGTTCCCGCGTATCTTAACTTTTTCTGGGGTATAACTCCGGTTGTGACCGAGTCCAAACTCTCCAATCATAGGGATCGCCTTGTGGAGTTTCTTGAGGCAAATGATAAATTTTCTCAGGGCGAGGGCTTTGTCCTTGTTTCTGGTCAGCCTACTCCCGGACAGACCATGCCTAAAACCAATGAAGTTAAGCTTTACTACAAGTAA
- a CDS encoding DUF4301 family protein, translating to MTTENELREIENGLIDIIDEGISASALAEQVERFKTGFAPTQLERACTLTDGIYRIQPAEKEELLDCFEEAADEGRFTKFVPASGAATRMFKHLLAKLNGEDISEKDTEMVQDFMDLLPVLPFYSDLQDVMNANGLSLEDAYADQDFNLILEYLLTQKGLNYAVLPKGLIPFHNYDGGYRTPFEEHIAEAAAHIKDRRGKAKLHFTVSPTHEQAIREHVEEAVCKYPDCRFDINFSRQNRRSDTVAVDMNNDVFRTDDGKIHFRPAGHGALLDNLHKLRGDIVYLKNIDNVVPDSVKGDTLEYKKLLGGLLIKLQDQIFECLNMLENHNCSEFEVAAVAIFAVSHLSMQLPDNFGQMSLEDKITMLRVRLSKPIRVCGMVKNEGEPGGGPFWVNGPDGFVSAQIVEKSQVDMNDPEQAAIVKAATHFNPVDLVCGMRSHRGEWYALKNFTDPETGFISTKSKDGRKLKAMELPGLWNGSMADWITVFVEVPLSTFSPVKTVNDLLKEEHRK from the coding sequence ATGACTACTGAAAATGAGCTTCGAGAAATTGAGAATGGTTTAATTGATATTATTGATGAAGGAATCTCCGCATCAGCTCTGGCTGAACAGGTTGAACGGTTCAAGACTGGTTTTGCGCCGACACAGCTTGAGCGGGCCTGTACCTTGACCGATGGAATTTATCGTATTCAGCCTGCTGAAAAGGAAGAGTTGCTCGATTGTTTTGAAGAAGCAGCCGATGAAGGTCGTTTTACCAAGTTTGTCCCAGCTTCCGGTGCTGCCACTCGTATGTTTAAGCATCTGCTGGCAAAGCTGAATGGTGAAGATATTTCTGAAAAGGATACCGAAATGGTTCAGGATTTTATGGACCTGCTTCCGGTGCTTCCTTTTTATTCAGACTTACAGGATGTCATGAATGCAAACGGTTTGAGTCTTGAGGATGCCTATGCTGATCAGGATTTTAATTTAATTCTTGAATATTTGCTTACTCAAAAAGGTTTGAACTATGCTGTCTTACCCAAGGGATTGATTCCATTTCATAATTACGATGGCGGATATCGTACTCCTTTTGAAGAGCATATTGCTGAAGCTGCCGCTCACATTAAGGATCGCCGAGGCAAGGCCAAGCTGCATTTTACTGTTTCCCCGACCCATGAGCAGGCTATACGCGAACATGTAGAGGAAGCAGTCTGCAAGTATCCTGATTGCCGGTTCGATATTAATTTTTCCCGGCAGAACAGAAGAAGCGACACTGTTGCAGTGGACATGAATAACGACGTCTTCCGCACTGATGATGGCAAAATTCATTTCAGGCCCGCCGGACACGGTGCTTTACTGGATAACCTGCATAAGCTGCGCGGTGACATTGTTTATCTGAAGAATATTGACAACGTGGTTCCCGACAGCGTGAAGGGTGATACTCTTGAATACAAGAAGTTGCTTGGCGGGTTGCTGATCAAGTTGCAGGATCAGATTTTTGAATGCCTAAACATGTTGGAAAATCATAATTGTAGTGAGTTTGAAGTAGCTGCGGTGGCGATATTTGCGGTCTCGCACTTGTCCATGCAGTTGCCGGATAATTTTGGGCAGATGAGCCTTGAGGATAAGATCACCATGTTGAGGGTCCGTTTATCCAAGCCGATACGGGTATGCGGAATGGTTAAGAATGAAGGTGAACCGGGGGGCGGACCTTTTTGGGTTAATGGCCCGGACGGATTTGTTTCCGCGCAGATTGTGGAAAAGAGTCAGGTGGACATGAATGATCCCGAACAGGCTGCCATTGTAAAGGCGGCAACTCACTTTAACCCTGTTGATTTGGTCTGTGGAATGAGGAGCCATCGCGGAGAATGGTACGCCCTGAAGAATTTCACCGATCCTGAGACCGGATTTATTTCCACCAAGTCCAAGGACGGGCGTAAGCTCAAGGCAATGGAGCTTCCAGGATTATGGAACGGTTCCATGGCTGATTGGATAACCGTGTTTGTTGAAGTTCCACTGAGTACTTTTTCTCCGGTCAAGACCGTAAACGATCTGCTGAAGGAAGAGCATCGTAAGTAA
- a CDS encoding iron-containing alcohol dehydrogenase translates to MRKFVAPELVFGVGSSKLAGQYAENFGVSRSLIVTDPGIVGCSWVQAVEQSLQDAGIETFIFSDVSENPRDVEVMRGAKFYLENRCDCIIAVGGGSPMDCAKGIGIVTTNNSHILNFEGVDMVEVPGPPLVCIPTTAGSSADVSQFAIITDTERDVKISIVSKAMVPDAALIDPELTSTMDPQLTAATGMDALTHAIEAYVSNANSALTDLLALDAIAQVAGNLPGVINDPDNIELRGQVMLGSMEAGLAFSNAILGAVHAMAHSLGGHLDLPHGECNAILLPHVIRTNFPSAVERYSRVAEKMGVPITGKTSDQICDELVQAILDLSRAAGITQSLGDLGLTHDEIPKLAEMALKDACMVTNPVELNQEDVEKIYEAAL, encoded by the coding sequence ATGAGAAAATTTGTAGCTCCTGAGCTTGTTTTCGGTGTCGGATCATCAAAACTTGCCGGACAATATGCTGAGAATTTCGGTGTCAGTCGGTCCTTAATAGTTACCGATCCCGGTATTGTCGGGTGTAGCTGGGTGCAGGCTGTAGAACAAAGCTTGCAGGATGCCGGAATTGAAACTTTTATTTTCAGTGATGTGTCTGAGAATCCGCGTGATGTTGAAGTTATGCGCGGAGCGAAATTTTACCTTGAAAACAGGTGCGACTGTATCATTGCCGTAGGTGGTGGAAGCCCAATGGATTGCGCAAAGGGAATTGGCATTGTTACCACCAACAACTCCCATATTTTGAATTTTGAAGGCGTGGACATGGTTGAAGTGCCCGGTCCGCCCTTGGTCTGTATTCCCACCACTGCGGGTAGTTCCGCCGATGTCTCGCAATTTGCCATTATCACAGATACCGAGCGGGATGTGAAAATAAGCATTGTCAGCAAAGCTATGGTTCCCGATGCCGCCTTGATTGATCCAGAACTTACATCCACCATGGACCCTCAGTTGACGGCTGCTACAGGCATGGATGCATTGACTCATGCTATCGAGGCCTATGTTTCTAATGCCAACTCAGCTTTGACCGACTTGCTGGCCCTTGATGCCATTGCGCAGGTTGCCGGTAATCTGCCGGGTGTGATTAATGACCCTGATAATATTGAATTACGGGGTCAGGTTATGCTGGGCAGCATGGAAGCCGGTCTTGCTTTTTCAAATGCTATTCTTGGGGCTGTGCACGCTATGGCTCATAGTCTTGGCGGGCATCTTGATCTGCCGCATGGTGAATGTAACGCTATTTTGCTGCCCCATGTGATCAGGACAAATTTTCCGTCAGCGGTTGAAAGATATTCCCGTGTTGCTGAGAAAATGGGCGTGCCCATAACAGGAAAGACAAGTGATCAGATTTGTGATGAACTTGTGCAGGCCATTCTGGATTTGAGCAGAGCTGCGGGCATAACCCAGTCTCTGGGGGATCTTGGTCTTACTCATGATGAAATTCCAAAACTTGCTGAAATGGCTCTTAAAGATGCATGTATGGTTACTAATCCGGTAGAACTCAATCAGGAAGATGTAGAGAAAATTTATGAAGCGGCGCTCTAA
- a CDS encoding OmpH family outer membrane protein, producing MFKNMLKVALIIAMAAFVAGCQQQASSGAKVGFVDTNKVFKECKAGTEGMEYLKKSSEEFQTKFAEMQKTLAGNQTEENTRKFQEALGEYQNKMGAEQNRIVEALQNGFTKAVDDYRQANGYSAILSTESAISYDKSADLSDKIIESMNKMDIKIKPE from the coding sequence ATGTTTAAAAACATGCTGAAAGTAGCATTGATTATTGCCATGGCCGCTTTTGTTGCCGGATGTCAGCAACAGGCATCTTCCGGTGCTAAAGTCGGATTCGTTGATACCAACAAAGTTTTCAAGGAATGCAAAGCCGGAACAGAAGGCATGGAATACCTCAAAAAATCAAGCGAAGAATTTCAGACAAAATTCGCTGAAATGCAAAAAACCTTAGCTGGTAACCAGACTGAAGAAAATACCCGCAAGTTTCAGGAAGCCCTCGGCGAGTACCAGAACAAAATGGGTGCAGAACAGAATCGCATCGTAGAAGCTCTCCAGAACGGCTTCACCAAAGCAGTTGACGATTACCGTCAGGCCAACGGCTACTCCGCTATCCTGTCCACCGAATCCGCCATCAGCTACGACAAGTCCGCTGACCTCAGCGACAAAATCATCGAATCAATGAACAAAATGGACATTAAAATCAAGCCTGAATAA
- a CDS encoding LysR family transcriptional regulator ArgP, translating into MLDNIFLEALAAVIEEGGFDKAALKLNISQSAVSQRIRNFEEQLGRVLVVRSTPPEPTEDGRKLIKHLRTIRLMEFELSDSMGLNPSGEFVALPVGVNADSLATWFLDALDGFLKEHNILLDLYVDDENRTHEMLRRGEVVGCIGTVAKPVKGCRSDFLSTFDYLCLSSPEFHERWFCDGFNRETVAKAPAAVFNRKDETQSQMLEKIFPGEMVAHPIFYVPSSESFVDVVCRGLAYGMVPEFQAEQELDSGRLVEILPQGRVPVSLYWHSWNVETPLLDGLRRELVKYF; encoded by the coding sequence ATGCTTGATAATATTTTTCTGGAAGCACTGGCAGCGGTAATCGAAGAGGGCGGTTTTGATAAGGCGGCCTTGAAACTGAATATTTCTCAATCCGCAGTTTCGCAGCGTATACGAAATTTTGAAGAACAACTGGGGCGGGTGCTGGTGGTCCGTTCCACGCCACCTGAGCCAACTGAGGACGGGCGCAAACTGATTAAACATTTGCGAACCATCCGGTTAATGGAGTTTGAACTTAGCGATTCCATGGGCCTTAATCCCAGTGGTGAATTCGTAGCTCTGCCCGTTGGAGTGAATGCGGACAGTCTTGCCACATGGTTTCTGGATGCCCTTGATGGCTTTTTGAAAGAACATAATATCTTACTTGATCTTTATGTGGATGATGAAAACCGAACCCATGAAATGCTTCGCCGGGGGGAGGTTGTCGGTTGTATCGGCACAGTGGCTAAGCCTGTGAAAGGTTGTCGCAGTGATTTTTTATCCACATTTGACTATCTTTGCTTGAGTTCTCCTGAATTTCATGAACGGTGGTTCTGTGACGGTTTTAATCGTGAAACCGTGGCTAAGGCTCCGGCTGCTGTGTTTAACCGCAAGGATGAAACTCAGTCTCAGATGCTGGAAAAGATCTTTCCCGGCGAGATGGTGGCGCACCCAATCTTTTATGTACCCTCTTCGGAATCTTTTGTGGATGTGGTTTGCAGGGGGCTGGCTTACGGAATGGTGCCGGAGTTTCAGGCTGAGCAAGAATTGGATTCAGGCAGGTTGGTGGAAATTCTGCCGCAGGGCAGGGTTCCGGTTTCGCTTTACTGGCATTCATGGAATGTGGAAACGCCGTTACTGGATGGGTTGCGCCGTGAACTGGTAAAATACTTTTAG
- a CDS encoding MarR family transcriptional regulator, which yields MITTNESATYMIYRVGRLLRYEAAKFLSAQTPVITPEQWSVLLKINETGPCSIGLLVDADLNDYPNITRMIDGLSKNGLVQRITNPEDKRGRLVSLTTEGEQYISNILPELLETKENFYTGFSRRDLAELTRMLSAIEKNICG from the coding sequence ATGATTACAACAAACGAAAGTGCCACTTACATGATCTACCGGGTTGGCAGACTACTCCGCTACGAAGCAGCAAAATTCTTGTCCGCACAAACCCCAGTTATTACCCCGGAGCAATGGTCCGTCCTACTCAAAATTAATGAAACAGGACCCTGCTCAATTGGACTTTTGGTTGACGCAGATCTCAACGACTACCCAAATATTACCAGAATGATCGATGGGTTATCAAAAAATGGGCTGGTTCAACGAATAACAAACCCTGAAGATAAGCGGGGGCGGCTTGTCAGCCTGACGACAGAAGGGGAACAATACATATCAAATATATTGCCAGAACTCCTTGAAACCAAGGAGAATTTTTACACTGGCTTCTCCCGTAGAGATCTTGCCGAACTGACAAGAATGTTGAGTGCAATTGAAAAAAACATTTGCGGTTGA